In one Candidatus Angelobacter sp. genomic region, the following are encoded:
- a CDS encoding FkbM family methyltransferase: protein MSNPWTKTRVMLANTGVRGTAGFLCKERIWRFARFVAAPAFKAWTYQLRSRFSPGPVYARAGSSDRRVFRQVLLNLEYDCFPSVREPGLIVDCGANVGYASVFFLGRYPSAHVIAIEPDPDNFALLRRNTAPYGERATIIQSGVWSHATGLTIRRGEFGDGREWATQVVETPRGQTPDIQAVDLGGILLTSGFPRIDILKVDIERAEIELFGHGTERWLDRVGNLAIELHDEECEKILFRAVQGWGYTMSHHGELTVLEGLRAPIVSAGESLPKDG from the coding sequence TTGAGCAATCCCTGGACAAAGACCCGGGTCATGCTCGCGAACACCGGCGTTCGCGGCACGGCTGGATTTCTCTGCAAGGAACGAATCTGGCGGTTCGCCCGGTTCGTCGCGGCGCCGGCATTCAAAGCATGGACCTATCAGCTCCGCTCCCGTTTTTCGCCAGGTCCGGTGTATGCGCGCGCGGGGTCGAGTGATCGACGCGTCTTCCGGCAGGTGCTCCTGAACCTCGAGTATGATTGCTTTCCCAGCGTGCGAGAGCCGGGGTTGATTGTCGATTGCGGCGCCAATGTCGGTTATGCTTCCGTGTTTTTTTTAGGGCGCTACCCGTCCGCCCATGTCATCGCGATCGAACCGGACCCGGACAACTTCGCGCTCCTGCGGCGCAACACCGCTCCGTACGGTGAACGTGCCACCATTATTCAAAGCGGAGTGTGGTCTCACGCCACCGGCCTCACCATTCGACGTGGTGAATTTGGCGACGGACGTGAGTGGGCCACGCAAGTTGTCGAAACGCCCCGAGGTCAAACGCCTGACATTCAGGCGGTGGATCTTGGCGGTATTCTGCTCACTTCAGGGTTCCCACGCATCGATATTCTCAAGGTGGACATTGAACGCGCGGAAATCGAGCTGTTCGGACACGGCACGGAACGCTGGCTGGATCGGGTGGGTAATCTGGCCATCGAACTGCATGACGAAGAGTGCGAAAAAATCCTGTTCCGGGCCGTTCAGGGATGGGGGTACACGATGTCGCACCATGGTGAATTAACGGTTTTGGAGGGGTTGCGCGCACCGATTGTTTCAGCCGGCGAAAGTCTTCCCAAGGACGGATGA